A single genomic interval of Carassius auratus strain Wakin chromosome 30, ASM336829v1, whole genome shotgun sequence harbors:
- the tnpo1 gene encoding transportin-1 isoform X1, with protein MECQWKPDEQGLQQILQLLKESQSPDTSTQRSVQQKLEQLNQYPDFNNYLIFVLTKLKTEDEPTRSLSGLILKNNVKAHYQNFPNGVSDFIKNECLQNIGDSSPLIRATVGILITTIASKGELQNWPELLPKLCLLLDSEDYNTCEGAFGALQKICEDSAEILDSDMLDRPLNVMIPKFLQFFKHSSPKIRSHAIACVNQFIISRTQALMLHIDPFIENLFALAGDEEPEVRKNVCRALVMLLEVRLDRLLPHMHNIIEYMLQRTQDQDENVALEACEFWLTLAEQPVCKEVLCGHLPKLIPVLVNGMKYSEIDIILLKGDVEEDEAIPDNEQDIRPRFHRSRTVAQQHEGGDSIEEDDDEDDLDDDETISDWNLRKCSAAALDVLANVFRDDLLLHILPLLKELLFHPEWLVKESGILVLGAIAEGCMQGMIPYLPELIPHLVQCLSDKKALVRSITCWTLSRYAHWVVSQPPDIYLKPLMTELLKRILDSNKRVQEAACSAFATLEEEACTELVPYLAYILDTLVFAFGKYQHKNLLILYDAIGTLADSVGHHLNKPEYIEMLMPPLIQKWNQLKDEDKDLFPLLECLSSVATALQSGFLPYCEPVYQRCVNLVQKTLAQAVLHQTQPEFYEAPDKDFMIVALDLLSGLAEGLGGNIEQLVARSNILTLMYECMQTVFSQDKMPEVRQSSFALLGDLTKACFQHVKPCIANLMPILGTNLNPELISVCNNATWAIGEISIQMGSEMQPYVPMVLQQLVEIINRPNTPKTLLENTAITIGRLGYVCPQEVAPMLQQFIRPWCTSLRNIRDNEEKDSAFRGICTMITVNPGGVVQDFIFFCDAVASWMNPKDDLREMFYKILHGFKNQVGDENWRHFSDQFPLPLKERLAAFYGV; from the exons ATGGAGTGCCAGTGGAAACCCGACGAGCAGGGACTTCAGCAGATCTTACAGCTGCTCAAGGAATCACAGTCCCCCGACACATCCACGCAACGATCCGTCCAACAA AAACTTGAGCAGCTCAATCAATACCCGGACTTCAACAACTACCTGATATTTGTGCTCACAAAGCTAAAGACCGAAG ATGAGCCCACTCGGTCTCTCAGTGGTCTCATTTTGAAAAACAACGTTAAGGCCCATTACCAGAACTTCCCAAACGGTGTGTCTGACTTCATCAAAAATGAGTGCCTGCAAAACATCGGAGACTCCTCACCGCTCATTAGAGCCACAGTGG GTATTCTGATCACAACTATAGCCTCTAAAGGGGAGTTACAAAACTGGCCGGAGCTTCTACCTAAACTTTGTTTACTGCTGGACTCAGAGGACTATAATACTTGTgaa GGGGCTTTTGGAGCTCTGCAGAAGATCTGTGAGGACTCTGCTGAGATCCTAGACAGTGACATGCTGGACCGACCACTCAACGTGATGATCCCCAAGTTTCTGCAGTTCTTCAAGCACAGTAGCCCCAAGATCAG GTCTCATGCCATTGCCTGTGTGAACCAGTTCATCATCAGCAGAACACAGGCCCTGATGTTGCACATAGATCCTTTCATTGAG AACCTGTTTGCACTGGCAGGTGATGAGGAGCCTGAAGTGAGGAAGAATGTGTGCAGAGCTTTAGTCATGCTCTTGGAAGTCAGATTAGACCGTCTCCTTCCTCACATGCACAACATCATTGAG TACATGTTGCAGAGGACTCAAGATCAGGATGAAAATGTCGCTCTGGAGGCCTGTGAATTTTGGCTCACGCTTGCCGAGCAGCCTGTGTGTAAGGAGGTTCTGTGTGGACACCTGCCTAA ATTGATACCCGTTCTTGTGAATGGAATGAAGTACTCTGAGATTGACATAATCCTGTTGAAG GGTGATGTTGAGGAGGATGAAGCAATCCCGGACAATGAGCAGGACATTCGTCCCAGGTTCCATCGCTCACGCACTGTGGCCCAACAACACGAGGGTGGAGACTCCattgaggaagatgatgatgaagatgatttgGATGATGATGAAACCATCTCAGATTGGAACTTGA GGAAATGTTCTGCAGCTGCACTAGATGTCCTGGCGAATGTTTTCAGAGATGATTTGCTTTTGCATATCCTTCCTTTACTGAAAGAACTACTGTTCCATCCAGAGTGGCTTGTTAAAGAGTCTGGCATACTTGTACTGGGAGCCATTGCTGAAG GCTGTATGCAGGGGATGATCCCCTACTTGCCGGAGTTGATTCCTCATTTAGTGCAGTGTCTGTCTGATAAGAAGGCACTGGTTCGATCCATCACTTGCTGGACTCTAAGCCGCTATGCACACTGGGTTGTTAGCCAGCCCCCTGACATCTACCTCAAACCGCTCATGACAGAACTGCTCAAACGGATACTTGACAGCAACAAGCGTGTCCAAGAGGCCGCTTGCAG TGCCTTTGCTACCCTGGAAGAGGAGGCTTGCACTGAGCTGGTACCGTACCTTGCTTATATTTTGGACACGCTGGTTTTTGCTTTCGGTAAATACCAGCACAAGAACCTTCTCATCCTCTATGACGCCATCGGGACTCTGGCTGACTCTGTGGGCCACCATCTCAACAAACCA GAATATATTGAGATGCTGATGCCTCCATTGATTCAAAAATGGAACCAGTTGAAGGATGAAGATAAAGACCTTTTTCCCTTACTGGAG TGTCTCTCATCTGTGGCCACGGCCCTGCAGAGCGGCTTCCTGCCATACTGTGAACCTGTCTACCAACGCTGTGTCAACCTGGTCCAGAAAACACTCGCCCAGGCCGTG CTCCACCAGACTCAGCCTGAGTTTTATGAAGCTCCTGATAAAGATTTCATGATTGTGGCTCTGGATCTGCTCAGCGGGTTAGCAGAGGGTCTTGGAGGGAACATTGAACAGCTAGTTGCCCGTAGCAACATTCTCACTCTTATGTACGAGTGCATGCAG ACTGTGTTTTCTCAGGATAAAATGCCAGAGGTTCGCCAGAGTTCTTTTGCTCTGCTGGGAGATCTGACCAAAGCCTGCTTCCAGCATGTCAAACCTTGCATCG CTAACCTCATGCCTATCCTAGGCACAAACTTGAACCCAGAGTTGATATCAGTCTGCAACAATGCCACATGGGCCATTGGAGAAATATCCATTCAAATGG GTTCTGAGATGCAGCCGTATGTACCGATGGTTTTACAGCAGCTTGTGGAGATCATAAACAGACCCAACACACCCAAGACACTGCTGGAGAATACAG CAATAACAATTGGTCGTCTTGGTTACGTTTGTCCTCAAGAGGTGGCACCCATGCTACAGCAGTTTATAAGACCCTG GTGCACCTCTCTTCGCAATATAAGAGACAATGAAGAAAAAGACTCTGCGTTCAGAGGAATCTGCACCATGATCACGGTCAACCCTGGTGGTGTGGTGCAG GACTTTATATTTTTCTGTGATGCCGTAGCATCCTGGATGAACCCAAAAGATGATCTTCGAGAAATGTTCTACAAG ATCTTGCATGGGTTTAAGAACCAGGTTGGAGACGAGAATTGGAGACACTTTTCTGACCAGTTTCCTCTTCCACTCAAAGAAAGACTTGCAGCCTTCTATGGGGTGTAG
- the tnpo1 gene encoding transportin-1 isoform X2 has protein sequence MECQWKPDEQGLQQILQLLKESQSPDTSTQRSVQQKLEQLNQYPDFNNYLIFVLTKLKTEDEPTRSLSGLILKNNVKAHYQNFPNGVSDFIKNECLQNIGDSSPLIRATVGILITTIASKGELQNWPELLPKLCLLLDSEDYNTCEGAFGALQKICEDSAEILDSDMLDRPLNVMIPKFLQFFKHSSPKIRSHAIACVNQFIISRTQALMLHIDPFIENLFALAGDEEPEVRKNVCRALVMLLEVRLDRLLPHMHNIIEYMLQRTQDQDENVALEACEFWLTLAEQPVCKEVLCGHLPKLIPVLVNGMKYSEIDIILLKGDVEEDEAIPDNEQDIRPRFHRSRTVAQQHEGGDSIEEDDDEDDLDDDETISDWNLRKCSAAALDVLANVFRDDLLLHILPLLKELLFHPEWLVKESGILVLGAIAEGCMQGMIPYLPELIPHLVQCLSDKKALVRSITCWTLSRYAHWVVSQPPDIYLKPLMTELLKRILDSNKRVQEAACSAFATLEEEACTELVPYLAYILDTLVFAFGKYQHKNLLILYDAIGTLADSVGHHLNKPEYIEMLMPPLIQKWNQLKDEDKDLFPLLECLSSVATALQSGFLPYCEPVYQRCVNLVQKTLAQAVLHQTQPEFYEAPDKDFMIVALDLLSGLAEGLGGNIEQLVARSNILTLMYECMQDKMPEVRQSSFALLGDLTKACFQHVKPCIANLMPILGTNLNPELISVCNNATWAIGEISIQMGSEMQPYVPMVLQQLVEIINRPNTPKTLLENTAITIGRLGYVCPQEVAPMLQQFIRPWCTSLRNIRDNEEKDSAFRGICTMITVNPGGVVQDFIFFCDAVASWMNPKDDLREMFYKILHGFKNQVGDENWRHFSDQFPLPLKERLAAFYGV, from the exons ATGGAGTGCCAGTGGAAACCCGACGAGCAGGGACTTCAGCAGATCTTACAGCTGCTCAAGGAATCACAGTCCCCCGACACATCCACGCAACGATCCGTCCAACAA AAACTTGAGCAGCTCAATCAATACCCGGACTTCAACAACTACCTGATATTTGTGCTCACAAAGCTAAAGACCGAAG ATGAGCCCACTCGGTCTCTCAGTGGTCTCATTTTGAAAAACAACGTTAAGGCCCATTACCAGAACTTCCCAAACGGTGTGTCTGACTTCATCAAAAATGAGTGCCTGCAAAACATCGGAGACTCCTCACCGCTCATTAGAGCCACAGTGG GTATTCTGATCACAACTATAGCCTCTAAAGGGGAGTTACAAAACTGGCCGGAGCTTCTACCTAAACTTTGTTTACTGCTGGACTCAGAGGACTATAATACTTGTgaa GGGGCTTTTGGAGCTCTGCAGAAGATCTGTGAGGACTCTGCTGAGATCCTAGACAGTGACATGCTGGACCGACCACTCAACGTGATGATCCCCAAGTTTCTGCAGTTCTTCAAGCACAGTAGCCCCAAGATCAG GTCTCATGCCATTGCCTGTGTGAACCAGTTCATCATCAGCAGAACACAGGCCCTGATGTTGCACATAGATCCTTTCATTGAG AACCTGTTTGCACTGGCAGGTGATGAGGAGCCTGAAGTGAGGAAGAATGTGTGCAGAGCTTTAGTCATGCTCTTGGAAGTCAGATTAGACCGTCTCCTTCCTCACATGCACAACATCATTGAG TACATGTTGCAGAGGACTCAAGATCAGGATGAAAATGTCGCTCTGGAGGCCTGTGAATTTTGGCTCACGCTTGCCGAGCAGCCTGTGTGTAAGGAGGTTCTGTGTGGACACCTGCCTAA ATTGATACCCGTTCTTGTGAATGGAATGAAGTACTCTGAGATTGACATAATCCTGTTGAAG GGTGATGTTGAGGAGGATGAAGCAATCCCGGACAATGAGCAGGACATTCGTCCCAGGTTCCATCGCTCACGCACTGTGGCCCAACAACACGAGGGTGGAGACTCCattgaggaagatgatgatgaagatgatttgGATGATGATGAAACCATCTCAGATTGGAACTTGA GGAAATGTTCTGCAGCTGCACTAGATGTCCTGGCGAATGTTTTCAGAGATGATTTGCTTTTGCATATCCTTCCTTTACTGAAAGAACTACTGTTCCATCCAGAGTGGCTTGTTAAAGAGTCTGGCATACTTGTACTGGGAGCCATTGCTGAAG GCTGTATGCAGGGGATGATCCCCTACTTGCCGGAGTTGATTCCTCATTTAGTGCAGTGTCTGTCTGATAAGAAGGCACTGGTTCGATCCATCACTTGCTGGACTCTAAGCCGCTATGCACACTGGGTTGTTAGCCAGCCCCCTGACATCTACCTCAAACCGCTCATGACAGAACTGCTCAAACGGATACTTGACAGCAACAAGCGTGTCCAAGAGGCCGCTTGCAG TGCCTTTGCTACCCTGGAAGAGGAGGCTTGCACTGAGCTGGTACCGTACCTTGCTTATATTTTGGACACGCTGGTTTTTGCTTTCGGTAAATACCAGCACAAGAACCTTCTCATCCTCTATGACGCCATCGGGACTCTGGCTGACTCTGTGGGCCACCATCTCAACAAACCA GAATATATTGAGATGCTGATGCCTCCATTGATTCAAAAATGGAACCAGTTGAAGGATGAAGATAAAGACCTTTTTCCCTTACTGGAG TGTCTCTCATCTGTGGCCACGGCCCTGCAGAGCGGCTTCCTGCCATACTGTGAACCTGTCTACCAACGCTGTGTCAACCTGGTCCAGAAAACACTCGCCCAGGCCGTG CTCCACCAGACTCAGCCTGAGTTTTATGAAGCTCCTGATAAAGATTTCATGATTGTGGCTCTGGATCTGCTCAGCGGGTTAGCAGAGGGTCTTGGAGGGAACATTGAACAGCTAGTTGCCCGTAGCAACATTCTCACTCTTATGTACGAGTGCATGCAG GATAAAATGCCAGAGGTTCGCCAGAGTTCTTTTGCTCTGCTGGGAGATCTGACCAAAGCCTGCTTCCAGCATGTCAAACCTTGCATCG CTAACCTCATGCCTATCCTAGGCACAAACTTGAACCCAGAGTTGATATCAGTCTGCAACAATGCCACATGGGCCATTGGAGAAATATCCATTCAAATGG GTTCTGAGATGCAGCCGTATGTACCGATGGTTTTACAGCAGCTTGTGGAGATCATAAACAGACCCAACACACCCAAGACACTGCTGGAGAATACAG CAATAACAATTGGTCGTCTTGGTTACGTTTGTCCTCAAGAGGTGGCACCCATGCTACAGCAGTTTATAAGACCCTG GTGCACCTCTCTTCGCAATATAAGAGACAATGAAGAAAAAGACTCTGCGTTCAGAGGAATCTGCACCATGATCACGGTCAACCCTGGTGGTGTGGTGCAG GACTTTATATTTTTCTGTGATGCCGTAGCATCCTGGATGAACCCAAAAGATGATCTTCGAGAAATGTTCTACAAG ATCTTGCATGGGTTTAAGAACCAGGTTGGAGACGAGAATTGGAGACACTTTTCTGACCAGTTTCCTCTTCCACTCAAAGAAAGACTTGCAGCCTTCTATGGGGTGTAG